The window ACTAACCCACTAAATACCAGATTCATTTAATACTCATACCTATATATTCTCAATTTAATAAAACAAAAACTGTTCAGTAATATATTGAAATTGAGCAATTCACTCTTTATTGAAAACATCAAAACATCAGCTCCTATCCTATGATTAAACTACTCATACGAAAAGGAGCCTATAACCTACTTCTTTATTTGTACTTTCCCCATCTCCATTACTTCTTTAAGAAAGATAAGCAATTCAGATCTCAATTCCTCATCCTGCAGCGCAAACTCCACCGTAGTCTTTACAAACCCAATCTTCTCCCCAACATCATACCGCTTGCCCTCAAAATCATAAGCAAACACCCGCTGGATTTGATTCAATTTCTGAATCGCATCCGTCAACTGAATCTCCCCACCTGCACCAGTCTCCTGATTCTCCAAGAACGAAAAGATCTCTGGAGTCAGGATATAACGCCCCATAATGGCCAGATTAGACGGCGCAGTACCAGGAACTGGTTTCTCAACAAAGTTCTCCACCTTATATCTTCGTCCTTCTTGAACCGAAGGTTCAACAATCCCATACCGATGCGTCTCATCATCAGGAACTGTTTGAACGCCAATCACGGATGAATGAGTTTCTTCATATATATTCATCAGTTGTCTAAGGCATGGAGTCTCACTCTGAACAATATCGTCTCCTAACAGGACTGCAAACGGTTCATCGCCAATAAAGTTACGGGCACACCAAACAGCATGTCCCAACCCCTTTGGTTCCTTTTGACGAATATAATGAATATCTGCCAAATTAGTAGAATAGCGAACCTTATCCAGCAAATCTAGCTTTCCTTTTTCTATTAGGTTTTGCTCAAGTTCCGAGGCAAAGTCAAAGTGGTCTTCAATTGCCCGCTTACCTTTTCCGGTTACGATGATAATATCTTCTATTCCTGATGCAATCGCTTCTTCTACTATGTACTGGATCGTCGGCTTATCGACAATCGGGAGCATTTCCTTTGGCATTGCCTTCGTTGCCGGCAAAAATCTTGTACCCAACCCAGCAGCCGGGATTATTGCTTTACGGACCTTTTTCACTTGAGCATCTCCCTATTGATTACTTGCAACATCATAAACTTTATTTACTCGTCGATTTGCTAGATTAATGACATATTCTTTTATTTCTACTGGTGTAAAACTCTCAAACCGCTCCAGTAGATAGCCGACTTCCGCTTCCTGCTCCAGCACCGCTCTCCCAATAAAAATTTTCGGAAACACCGGCTCAGGATAAATCTCCTCTGCATTTAGCAACTCTTCATACATCTTCTCCCCAGGTCGTAAACCTGAAAATCCAATCCCAATCTCATCTTCAGAATAACCCGAAAGGGTTATCAAATTCCGTGCCAAATCAACAATCTTCACCGGCTCACCCATATCCAAAACAAAAATCTCCCCACCACGCGCAAGAGACCCTGCCTGAATCACAAGCCGCGAAGCTTCTGGAATCGTCATAAAATATCTCGTCATATCCTCATGCGTAACCGTCACCGGCCCACCTGCCTGAATCTGTTTCTTAAACAACGGAATCACACTACCGCGACTCCCCAACACATTCCCAAACCGGACAGCCACAAACCTCGTTTTACTCTCTTTATCTAACTTCTGAATAATCATCTCCGCAATCCGCTTTGTCGACCCCATCACATTAGTAGGATTAACCGCCTTATCCGAAGAAATCATCACAAACGTATCAACACCGAAACTGTGGGCTGCTTCCGCCACATTCTTCGTCCCAAACACATTATTCTTAACCGCTTCCATTGGGTTATACTCCATCAACGGAACATGCTTATGCGCTGCCGCATGATAGACAACACTAGGTCGATGGATTTCCATCACTTCAAATATTCGCTCTCGATCCTGAATATCACCAATAACCGGAACAATTTCAATTGAAGGAGGAACGGCGTTTCTCAACTCCATATCAATCCCATAAATGCTATTCTCACCGTGACCAACCAAAACAATCTTCCGCGGCGAGAACTTGCATATCTGTCGACAAATTTCTGAACCGATTGACCCTCCAGCGCCTGTCACAAGTACCGTCTTGCCACTCACATATTCCGAAATACCAGCGATATCCAAATCCACTGGTTCTCGTCCCAGCAAATCCTCAACTTGAACATCTCGGAAGTGATTGACTGACACTTTTCCGAGCATAATGTCTTCTAACATCGGCATGATTTTCGTTTTCGCTTTTGTTTTTGCGCATTCATCATAGATCCGCTTCAATTCTTTTCTACTAAGTGAAGGAATCGCAATCACGATATTATCAATCTGCAATGTTTCCACCGTTTTGGTGATATGATTGACATTGCCAACCACCGGTAAGCCAAGAATGTCCAAACGATATTTTTTCGGATCATCATCAATAAAGGCGACCGGCTTTAACTCCGTGTCATGGTTATTCAATACTTGACGGGCAACCATCGTTCCCGCCGCTCCAGCCCCGATGATTAACGTCCGTTTCATTTGTGTTTGTGTGCTTATATAGCGGTCCCGAACCACTCGCCATGAAAACCGGGAACCGCCAATCAAAATCACGTGCAGCATCCAGGCAATCATCAGTGCGCGAACATATGCATCATGAAAGACAAGTAACTGCATGATTAAGGTTGTCCCAATCGAGAAGGTCACTGCCTTAACTATTGATATTACTTCGCCAACACTCGCATACTCCCATGCCTTTTTATATAGCTTATAAACAAATGCAAAGAAATGGTGACTAAGTAATAAAGTAATCGCAGTCAGCATCAGGGTCGGCATCTTAAAGATCGACAGATTCGGATGTAAAGTTAAAAAGCTAATATAAATAGCTGTAAGCACAATGATTGAATCAAGAAAAGCTAACATGGTTAATCGTGTTCTATAGGCCAATCGAACCCTCCCCTTCAATTTTCAAAACCACCCCCATAAAACGAGGTTGCAGTTGCAATTTTATGAATAAATAGAATTATATGGATATTCAATCTAATTCCACATACCAAAATAAATACCTAATGATAACCCACGTCGATACACGTCCTATCATTAGGTATCTATAAAACCGCCAACTTCAAAAAAACTTCACATTTCACAGATCAATAAAATGGGCATCAAACCCATCCTCACACCATGCTAGTGACGACATTCGCGTCTAAGGATAACAATCCCTGTATCCCACAGCATAATCGAGTACCTCCGTAGATATCGGACAGGAAGCCTCACCGGTCAGGAAGTTACCTGACAAAAGTAGATTGTTAGTCTTCGATGTTAAAACATTAAGAGATTAAAATATTCCTAGAATCTTTTTCCTCTTTACTTTTGTAGGGATGTCTTTAAAGACCGATTTTCCAGAGACTAAGTACTCCGCATTTTCTAAAAACATATCAACAGTATCGACTCCATATCTCTTTTCGACCAAATCAAACGCTTCGACTACCTTAAAGTTTCGATTCGAAATATTATGGGCGTCTGATGCAAGAAAATGCGTTAAGCTTGCATCGATGAGCTGAAATGAAAATTCTTTAATTTTTTTTCCAAAAGCCCCAGATATACTTGCTGCTGTTACTTGAGTTAGGGCTCCTTTTTCAACGAACTGGAATAAAATCTCTGGTCGTTCTATGATTTCTTGATTTCTCTCTGGGTGAACAATAATCGGGATTAATCCCTGCAACTGGATATCATATAACAATTGTTGTGTATACCTAGGAACATGTCCTGATGGTAGCTCTATGAAAAGATAATTTGAATGATTTAGAGGTAGGATTTCGTTATTATTGTAGTCTTCTAAAATCTCACCATATATTCTTGTTTCTTGACCTGGAAGGATCGTTATTGAAATATTTTCCTCTTGAATAGCTTCGTTTAGTTCCGAAACTTTCAAGAGGATATCCTCTTTAGGATTCAAATATTTACTATTTTGATGGTGCGGGGTAGCGATGATCGTATGAATTCCTTGTTTAACTGCAGCTCTAGCCATATTAAGGCTATCTTCAATATTTTTAGCACCGTCGTCAATACCAGGCAAAATATGACAATGTATGTCAATCATCGAAACCACTCCTTCCATTTATTTTCTATTTCTTTCAGCTTTTTAATAGTAACGTTATCGTAATATAGGGTAAAGAGTGGTATTTTGTCGAATCCTAACTTATTTTACCCCGTAATAATAATAGTAATTGGAATTTTCCACCTTCTTGTTATTTAACACTACCCCAAGGATCTTTCCTTTAGCCGATAACAATAAGTCTTTCGCCTTAGTTACCATATCGATTTCGGTACGACCACTAGAAACTACCAGTAAGCTACCCTGACAAATATTTGCCAGTATTTGCGAATCAGTTACAGCCAATACAGGCGGTGTATCAAAAAGAATGATGTCATATTCACCTTCAACTGTTGTAATGAATTCTCGCATCGCTTTAGATCCTAATAACTCAGCTGGGTTTGGTGGAATTGGCCCACTTGTTAAAACATACAAATTTTCAATATCGGTGGCCGCAATTGCTTCATCCAACGACCTAAGTTTTGTTAAGACATTTGTTAGCCCATATATATTTGAGATTTGGAAAGTGAAATGAACAGTTGGTTTTCTTAAATCTGCATCAACAAGTAAAACTCGTTTTCCTTGCTGTGCAAACACCACGGCAAGATTGGCAACCGTTGTTGATTTCCCTTCTCCTGGTCCTGTGGATGTCACCAAAATAGATTTAAGTTCTTGGTCAATTTCAGCAAATTGAATATTGGTCCGAACTGTCCGATACTGTTCCGATATAGGTGATTTCGGTTTGAGTTTTGTGATTAAGTTTCGTTGTTTTAAATTCTTTACCGGTCTTGGGCTTTTTTTAAGAACCAATCGACTCACTCCTTACTCTAGAGTTTCGAACGTTACGGATTCCTTCGTTTTTTGAATGATCATCTTCAAAATTTGTGATCACTCCTAACACTGGCAATCCTAGAATTTTTTCAATATCCTGCTCAGTTTTAATTGTGTTATCCAAGTATTCTAATAAAAAGGCTAATCCAACGCCCGCCATTAAGCCCACAACAAGTGCGATTGCCACATTTAACGGTGGATTTGGCTTGATTGGGGATGGATGTTCTGCAACTGTTGCTATTGCTAGGATACTTACATTATCAACATTCATGATTTTGACGATTTCTTTTTTAAAGACATCAGCTATTTTGTTGGCAATTTGGGCTGCTTTAGCTTGACTAGGATCCTGAACCGCTATATTGACCACTTGAGAGTCCTTTTCATTTTGAACCGTAACTTTTTCATTAAGTTCCGCTGTTGTCATGTTCAGTCCAAGTTCTTTAACAACTAAATCCAAGACTGCAGGGCTTTTTATAATTACGTTATACGTATTGATTAGCTGCAGGTTTGTTTGAACCTCGTTATAGTTGTACATAGTCTGCTCATTTTTCGACTGATTGACTAGTAATTGCGTAGATGCCTGATAAATTGGTGTTAGGAAAAAATAACTAAAGATTCCACTAATAAGAACTGCTGTAATTGTAATAATGGCAATTAATTTTAGTCGTTTTCTTAATGTATCAAATAATTCTTTTAAACTAATTGTCTCTTCCATTTCAGCCTCCGAAGCACGAATTATAAAACCTGTTGTATAATATTATCATATTTTGCTGTCAAATTATTATGGTATTTGTCATTGTTTCATATTAATTACTCTATTTAACACTATTTTTTTAGGAATTAACAGGTAATTTTGGGAAAAGTGTGGTTTTTCCTTTTCACCCAAAAGTAAGCTAACGATTCCGTCTTTTATGTAACCGCTTATAAGCGGAAATATTATTAGACAAAAATAAAAAACCCGCAACTTTTGTGGGTTTATACCAAGAAATACGAACCTAACAGAAATGAAACAATTAATAATCTCATTCTAATCAAACTGCTAAATCCTATTTAACAATCATATTTTTCAAATCAAAGATGAGATCCTCAAGTAGTTTCCCCACCGTGATCTCCGTATCAGACGTGCCCCGCTCGTATGCTTTTACGATCAACTCTTGGAAGCTTCCTAATCTAATATCTTCAGTTTGTATATTTCGTTCCATTATCCCACTTGTCCTCCCAGTTTCTATACAACTCATTTTAGTTACAATAAACAGAATTGTAAATCGATTGAAATACCTATTTTTTGACAAATTATTTACATTACTGTGACTGTTGGACTAATCTGATCGGTTTTGTAGTTTATCAGCTTAATAACTCGAACCTTTGTGGTAAAATTAGGTTAAATGTTCGAAAAATAGCTAGAGGCGGTGAAAAGTTTGAAGAAAAAAATTGTATCCGCGGCAACGTTAGCGATTCTATCAACAGCATTCGCGGGTGGTGTTTCAGCAAATTCCTACATAGTCCAAAAAGGGGATACTCTGTCACATATCGCACTTAAATACCAAACTAGTATTTCCGAATTAAAACGACTCAACTCTTTAAGTTCCGATTTTATTTTAATTAATCAAAGTTTAGTAGTTTCCCAGACTAACACTAGTGCTGCACCTATTAAACCGACAGTTCAAACACCTACTCAAAGCAAAACTTATACCATTGTTAGTGGTGACACATTAAGCAAAATAGCTGTTCAACATGGTATTTCACTCTCAGACCTAATGACTTGGAACGGGCTTACCACACATTTAATCTATCCTGGAAATGTGTTAAAGGTTTCAACCCCTGATATCACAGCAGGACCAGCGCCAACAGTTCCAGTACAAACAGCCTCCACATCAATATCAACAAACTCGAGTAGCTACACCATCAAAAGTGGCGACACCTTGAGTCAAATCGCTCGGCAATTTGGTACAACCGTAACCGATCTAAAACTGTTAAATAATCTTACTTCTGATTTAATTTATGTTGGACGAACTCTAAAGGTGACATCTGCTCAAACTTCCAATAACGGCAGCACACAGACAACCGTAAATACAGTTGCGCCTATCACGGTAACACCAGTGAACAATCCTTCATCTAGCGCTGACAGCATTGTAAATGCCGCCAATGCTGTGCTCGGGGCTCCTTATGTATGGGGTGGCACTACACCTGCAGGCTTTGATTGCAGCGGCTTTGTTTTCTATGTTTATAACCAGGCAGGAAAGCCATTGAGTCGCCTTTCCGCCGAAGGCTATTATAATCGTTCTTACTATGTATCCACTCCGGAGCCAGGCGATTTGCTGTTTTTTGAGAATACTTATAAAACAGGCATTTCACACATGGGCATCTATCTGGGCGGAAATCAGTTTATTCAAGCCGATTCCGACGGTGTACAGATTACTGATCTTAACAATCCGTATTACAAACAACATTTTGATGGCTACAAGCGTTTTTATTAATAGAAGTTTTTGGGTGGGATGCCGAAGGTATCCTGCCCTTTTTATTTTTCCCTCCACTTACATATTTTTTTCAGTTGTGCTGAAAATATTGTAGACAAGATTGAAGTAGTTAAATATATGGTAGTGGAGGTATGTATGTTTTATCAGAGAAGAAGCTTACTTATTTTATTAACCGTATCTGCTTTATTTTTTCCAAAAGCGGGGTATGCGGAGCCTGTGGTTGCCAAACATAAGAATGTGATCATGATGGTGATGGACGGAACGAATTCTGATGTGGTGACACTAGCACGTTGGTACAAGGGCAAACCATTGGCGCTTGATGAAATTTTGGTCGGTGGGGTGCACACCCATTCACTCCGCTCGGCGATTACCGATTCGGCGGCAGCAGGCACGGCGCTGGCGACGGGACATAAAACAATTGTGAATGCGATTGGGATGGTGCCGGGGTCAAATCGCAATGGGTTCGCACCCGTGGTGAACTTAAGTGAAGCGGCAAAGCTTGCCGGGATGGCGACGGGCCTTGTGTCGACGTCGGAGATTCAGAATGCCACGCCGGCTAGCTATTCGTCTCATGTCACTGACCGCAACAATTATCATGATATTGCCGAACAGCAGGTGTATCAGAATCTGGATGTGGTGTTGGGCGGTGGTAAAAGCTCACTCGCTGCTAAAAATCGAGCTGATCGAGAGGATCTAATGCCAGTCGTGAAAAAAATGGGGTATCAGGTGGTGGAAACAAAAGAACAGTTAGCGGGAGTGCGTGGTAGCAAGGTCTGGGGTAGCTTAGCACAGTCGGCGTTGAGTAACCATTTTGACCGTGAGGCGTTAACACCAAGCCAACCTTCGCTGGCGGATATGACCGAGGCCGCAATTCAAGTTTTAGATAGAAAACAAGATCAAGGCTTTTTCTTGTTTGTCGAAGGCAGTAAAATTGACTGGGCCGCACATAAGAATGATCCAGTTGGCATGGTCAGTGAAGTGTTGGGCTTTGATGAAGCGGTCGGTAAGGCACTTGAGTATGCGAAAAAGGACGGCAACACGATGGTAATTGCCGTCACCGATCATGGCAACAGCGGCCTGACGATGGGAAGCAGTTCTACCGACAGAACATATGGAGCTACCCCAGCACCGACTTTTATTGAACCGTTGAAAAAGGCCAAGCTAACCTTGGAAGGTGCGATGACACAGCTAAAGCCTGATCACTCCAATTTACTTAAAGTAGCCGAGCTCTATGGTCTGGGTAATGTAACGCGGGATGAGTTGGGGAATTTGAAGGGTGCTGAAAACCTCGAAAATGCAATGGCAGGGATGTTAGCCTCACGAGCAAAGCTTGGGTTTACGACGCACGGGCATACAGGTGAGAATGTGTTTTTGTATGCTTATGGACCTGGGAAGCCGAGCGGTTTGATTGATAATACTGATATCCCAAGGGTGATTGGAAACTATTTAGGGATTACCGATTTGAATTATAAAGTGAAGTATGTTGAAGCTGGCCAGTATTTCAAGGGCAAAGGTTTCAAAGTGACAATAAAAGATGGGATGTCCGCGAATCCAGTCCTAATTGTCGAACATGAGGGTGTGAAACTAGAGTATCCCGAAAATAAGAATTATTACCTAAAAGATGGGGTTCCAGTGGAAACACTGGCACCGACAGTGTTTAATGGCAAGGAATTTTTTGTAGCAGTAGAGTAATAACAAGCCGGATTCCTTACTTTAAGGATTTCCGGCTTTAGTTTTGGGGGAACCCTAGCCAATGCCGAATATCATGACAAATCAAAGTATTCTTTAGTTTGGGTAGCGTTAGCTATATCTTTTCTAAATTATTAGTATTGTCGACATAATATATAAAATGTTAAAATAAAAATGTTAACGTTAACATTTTTGGTGAATTGTAAAACCAAAACCTTTTTAAGTTAAAGCTCAATGTTGATTGGAGTGGAAGGCGCGAGACTCCTGCGGGAGTAGCGCGTCACGGGAGACCCCGCAGGCGCGAAAGCGCCGAGGAGGCTCCCGGACCGCCCGCGGAAAGCGAGTGCCTGGAACGGAAATCAACATTCTACTTTAACAGAGCCTAAGTTAAAAATATGAATGCGAACAAAAAATATGATGGATGGTGAAACGATGCGAAAATTTATGGATGAAAATTTTTTATTAAAAAATGAAACCGCTATCTCGTTGTACCATAATTACGCTAAAGAACTGCCAATTATCGATTATCATTGCCATTTAAGTCCAAAAGAAATCTATGAAAATAAGCGGTTTCATACTATTACAGAAGTCTGGCTTTATGGCGACCATTATAAATGGAGAGCCATGAGAGCAAACGGCATACCGGAGGAGAAGATTACCGGAAATGCTAGTGATTACGAAAAATTTATGGCTTGGGCCCAAACTGTTCCCCTTACAATTGGGAATCCTTTATATAGCTGGGCCCACCTTGAACTTCAGAGATTTTTCAGTATATATGAGCCTTTAAACGAAAAAAGCGCACAAGCCATTTGGGAAAAGGCTAATCTGTTCCTACAGGGAGAAGGATTCGGTGCGCGTGATTTAATCGCCAAATCAAATGTAAGAGTCGTATGTACAACTGACGACCCTGTAGATAGTTTGGCATATCACCTTTTATTAAAAGAAAGCAAGGATTTTTCCGTCAACGTGGTTCCAGGGTTCAGACCAGATAAGGGACTGGGAATAAACCGAGACGATTTTCTTAGCTGGGTCGAAAAGCTTGAACAGGCTGCAGTTGTCAGCATTAACAGTTATGAAGATTATCTATCCGCTCTTGAAAAACGTGTACAATTTTTTCACTCTGTCGGATGCAGGGTGTCAGACCATGCGTTAGATTCAATGGTATATGAGGAAACTTCGCTAGAGGAAGTTAAAACTATTTTTTCGGAGCGCTTAACGGGTCTAAAAATTTCACTTGAAGCCGAAAGGAAATTTAAAACCTATACATTAATCTACCTTGGGAAACTGTATGCTGATCGCGATTGGGCAATGCAATTTCACATGAACGCACACCGGAATAATAATACGAAAATGTTAAAGCTACTAGGACCTGATACCGGCTATGATTCGATCAATGATGATCAAATTGCTAAACCGTTATGCTATATTCTTGACGCTTTGGAACAGGAAAACAAGCTTCCTAAAACCATTTTATATTCATTGAACCCTAATGATAACTCTATTATCGCTAGCGTGATCAATAGTTTTCAGGATGGGAAAACCCCTGGGAAAATTCAATTTGGCACAGCGTGGTGGTTTAATGACTCCAAAGATGGGATGATAGAACAAATGAAAGCACTATCCAATACAGCACTTTTTAGCCAGTTTATTGGGATGCTCACAGATTCCCGAAGTTTCCTATCCTATCCAAGGCATGAGTATTTCAGAAGATTGGTTTGCAATCTGATCGGAGAATGGGTTGAAAACGGCGAATACCCCGAAGATATGGAGATCCTAGGCAGGATTGTACAAAGGATATCTTATCTCAATGCCAGGGATTATTTTAATTTTCAGGAAGTAAGTGAGTGCTAATTTTGTTCATTTGCAAAAGGAAGGACAGATCATGGTTACAATAAAGGATATAGCTAAATTGGCGAATGTTTCTCACACAACGGTATCAAGGGCTTTAAATAACAGCCCCCTGATTAAAGAACATACAAAGAAGAAGATACTAGAGATTGCCTCTCAGCTTAATTACACACCAAATTACAATGCCAAGGGTCTAGTCATGCATAAGTCTTATACAATCGGCTTATTCTTTACAAGTATCACTAACGGCACGTCATCAAGCTTCCTTGCTGATACGATAAAGGGTGTAAATAGCGTGATTAATCAGGATTACAATCTGATTGTCCGCGGTATCGATGATTACCAGGATTATTCCTCTATTAACAAACAAAGATATGATGGGATCATTTTAATGAGTCAAAGCATCCACGATAATTCTTTTATTTACAACTCGATTGAGAAAAGGATTCCGTTAGTGGTGCTAAATCGTGATATTGAGGAAAATAAAATTACCAATATCTTATCTAATGATAAAGAAGGTTCCCGCCAAGCAGTGGAATATTTGATTAAATGCGGTCACCGCAATATTGCCATCATTGAAGGTATCCAGGGCTTCAAATCTTCTCAAGAGCGCAAGGATGGATATTTGGCTGCACTAATTGAAAATGGCATTTACCCTAGAAAAGAGTACTCTGTTGTTGGGAACTATGATATGAGGAGCGGATATCTTGCCGCAGAAAGGCTCCTTTCGCTTTCCACCCCTCCCACTGCCGTATTTTGTTCCAATGATGATATGGCAATTGGGGCGATGAACGCTATTTTTTCACGGAACTTAAAGGTGCCGGACGATGTATCTGTATTTGGTTTTGATGATATTGGCTATTCCCAATATACGACGCCACGGCTTACAACGATTAAACGGCCAATTGAAGAAATCAGTGTAAAGGGGGCGAAGAAAATCTTGTCCTTGATTGAGGATAACGAGCAGAAGGGTGAGAAAATCTTTATTAATTCGGAACTAATGATTAGAGACTCTGTCAAGAAGGTGAATTGACATCGACCCATTCACAAGAATGGGGGAATTTTATCTAAAATGTTCACGTGTGCAAATACGGAGGGATTAATAAATGCAGAGACTAAATAAAAGCTTATATAAGAATATTGCCTCCTATCCGGAAAAAGTACTTCAGTTCGGGGAAGGAAACTTTTTAAGGGCATTTGTTGACTGGCAAATACAGATTCTCAATGAGAAGACCAACTTTAATGGAAGCGTTGTCGTCGTTCAGCCCAGAGGCTTTGATAAGATTGAAAGGCTCAATAACCAGGATGGGCTGTTCACTCTTTATTTACAGGGAATCAAAGATGGATGTCCCGTAAATGAACATATGGTGATTGAATCCATCAGCCGTGGGATTAATCTTTTTACAGACTATCAACTCTATGTAGACCTAGCTGGCCAATCTGAACTGCGTTTTATCATTTCAAACACAACTGAAGCAGGGATCGTTTTTGATCCTGAAGATCGATTGGAAGATAAGCCACAGAAGAGCTTTCCAGGCAAACTGACCTCTTTTCTTTATCATCGTTTTCAAGCTTTTTCTGGAGACGAAAGCCGTGGTTGTATTGTTATTCCAGTTGAATTGATTGAAAATAATGGTCAAATACTCAAGGAAATTGTACTGCAATATGCCCGACACTGGGACCTAGGCAGCGACTTCATAGATTGGATTCACCATGCTAACACTTTCTGTTCGAGCCTGGTAGACAGGATTGTCACGGGATTTCCATTTGATTCAATTGAAGAAAAAACTGAAGAACTTGACTACCAGGATGACTTGATGGTGGTTGGGGAACAATACCATCTTTGGGTGATCGAGGGGCCAGAATGGATTAAGAACGAGCTCCCAATTGAGGGAACAGGGTTGAACACACTGATTGTTGACGATTTAGCACCCTATCGAGTTCGAAAAGTCCGTATTTTAAATGGAGCCCACACAGCGATGACACCTGTTGCTTACTTGTATGGTTTGAACACAGTAGAGGAATCGGTTAATCATAGCGTGATTGGT of the Bacillus sp. 1NLA3E genome contains:
- the uxaC gene encoding glucuronate isomerase; this encodes MRKFMDENFLLKNETAISLYHNYAKELPIIDYHCHLSPKEIYENKRFHTITEVWLYGDHYKWRAMRANGIPEEKITGNASDYEKFMAWAQTVPLTIGNPLYSWAHLELQRFFSIYEPLNEKSAQAIWEKANLFLQGEGFGARDLIAKSNVRVVCTTDDPVDSLAYHLLLKESKDFSVNVVPGFRPDKGLGINRDDFLSWVEKLEQAAVVSINSYEDYLSALEKRVQFFHSVGCRVSDHALDSMVYEETSLEEVKTIFSERLTGLKISLEAERKFKTYTLIYLGKLYADRDWAMQFHMNAHRNNNTKMLKLLGPDTGYDSINDDQIAKPLCYILDALEQENKLPKTILYSLNPNDNSIIASVINSFQDGKTPGKIQFGTAWWFNDSKDGMIEQMKALSNTALFSQFIGMLTDSRSFLSYPRHEYFRRLVCNLIGEWVENGEYPEDMEILGRIVQRISYLNARDYFNFQEVSEC
- a CDS encoding LacI family DNA-binding transcriptional regulator encodes the protein MVTIKDIAKLANVSHTTVSRALNNSPLIKEHTKKKILEIASQLNYTPNYNAKGLVMHKSYTIGLFFTSITNGTSSSFLADTIKGVNSVINQDYNLIVRGIDDYQDYSSINKQRYDGIILMSQSIHDNSFIYNSIEKRIPLVVLNRDIEENKITNILSNDKEGSRQAVEYLIKCGHRNIAIIEGIQGFKSSQERKDGYLAALIENGIYPRKEYSVVGNYDMRSGYLAAERLLSLSTPPTAVFCSNDDMAIGAMNAIFSRNLKVPDDVSVFGFDDIGYSQYTTPRLTTIKRPIEEISVKGAKKILSLIEDNEQKGEKIFINSELMIRDSVKKVN
- a CDS encoding tagaturonate reductase, whose product is MQRLNKSLYKNIASYPEKVLQFGEGNFLRAFVDWQIQILNEKTNFNGSVVVVQPRGFDKIERLNNQDGLFTLYLQGIKDGCPVNEHMVIESISRGINLFTDYQLYVDLAGQSELRFIISNTTEAGIVFDPEDRLEDKPQKSFPGKLTSFLYHRFQAFSGDESRGCIVIPVELIENNGQILKEIVLQYARHWDLGSDFIDWIHHANTFCSSLVDRIVTGFPFDSIEEKTEELDYQDDLMVVGEQYHLWVIEGPEWIKNELPIEGTGLNTLIVDDLAPYRVRKVRILNGAHTAMTPVAYLYGLNTVEESVNHSVIGKFVRELIEEEIIPTLGGPLEELTDFSKEVLARFRNPYIKHYLSSISLNSVSKFNTRNLPALLDYVNRNDRLPKRMTFALSCLLYFYKGKRGNQEIPLQDNPEILAFFKDIWGEFENQKIEMKELVETVLAKKQLWGTDLTSIPNLVSHVTSNLLQIAQKGVKEALKEINETSIIE